A portion of the Alicyclobacillus vulcanalis genome contains these proteins:
- a CDS encoding acyl-CoA synthetase: MESSPIAAFAQLIAPETYNLASAILDKDASKRALIWRSDNGLRRTLTYGELRSESLRLASSLYDLGLRQGDRVLVLMPRRPETYAIYLAILSLGAVVLPGSELLMPADIAYRLRHAEAKGVIAHASLADRAEAALHDVPSAKLRVVVEAPREGWLSYEDLVRSAPNEWEVTPTRRDDLAFLSYTSGTTGYPKGVMHVHGWAHAHWHIAAKRWLGIEPTDVVWATAGPGWAKWIWSPFVATLMSGATGFHYGGRFDAETFLRLIDEEQVNVLCATPTEYRLMAKVDGLERFRLSSLRQAVSAGEPLNREVIDTFRRYFHVNVRDGYGQTENTLLVATCVDTELRPGSMGRPTVEGAVEIVDEEGRPLGPGQVGDIAVRRDFPALFRGYYKDVERTEAQYRGPWYITGDRAEKDEDGYLWFSGRADDIIISAGYTIGPFEVEDALVKHPAVRECAAVASPDEVRGAIVKAFVVLKDAELHRLVATDEARREALVSELQQHVKQITAPYKYPRAIEFVEDLPKTASGKIRRVELREREWKGSRPSRHGGQGG, encoded by the coding sequence ATGGAGTCATCGCCCATTGCCGCCTTCGCGCAGCTCATCGCACCGGAGACGTACAACCTCGCGAGCGCCATCCTCGATAAGGACGCGTCCAAGCGCGCACTCATCTGGCGCTCGGACAACGGCCTCAGGCGCACGCTGACCTACGGTGAGCTGCGCAGCGAATCGCTTCGCCTGGCGTCATCGCTCTACGATCTCGGCCTGCGCCAGGGCGACCGCGTGCTCGTGCTGATGCCTCGCCGCCCGGAGACGTACGCCATCTATCTCGCGATTCTCTCGCTCGGGGCCGTCGTCTTGCCAGGGTCCGAGTTGCTCATGCCGGCGGACATCGCCTACCGCCTGCGGCACGCGGAAGCGAAAGGCGTGATCGCCCACGCGTCGCTCGCGGACCGCGCAGAAGCGGCGCTCCACGACGTGCCCTCGGCCAAGCTGCGCGTGGTGGTCGAGGCGCCGCGGGAAGGCTGGCTCTCGTACGAGGATCTCGTCCGCTCCGCGCCGAACGAATGGGAGGTGACCCCGACGCGCCGGGACGATCTCGCCTTTCTCTCGTACACGTCCGGCACGACGGGCTACCCGAAAGGCGTGATGCATGTGCACGGCTGGGCCCACGCCCACTGGCACATCGCCGCCAAACGCTGGCTTGGCATCGAACCGACGGACGTGGTGTGGGCCACGGCGGGGCCTGGGTGGGCGAAGTGGATCTGGAGCCCCTTCGTCGCCACGCTCATGTCGGGGGCGACGGGGTTCCACTACGGGGGACGATTCGACGCCGAGACCTTCCTCCGCCTGATAGACGAAGAACAGGTCAACGTGCTGTGCGCCACCCCGACGGAATACCGGCTGATGGCCAAGGTGGATGGACTCGAGCGGTTCCGCCTCTCGTCGCTGCGCCAGGCCGTGAGTGCTGGAGAACCCCTGAACCGCGAGGTCATCGACACCTTCAGGCGCTATTTCCATGTCAACGTTCGCGACGGGTACGGCCAGACCGAGAACACCCTGCTCGTCGCGACCTGCGTCGACACGGAGCTGCGGCCCGGCTCGATGGGGCGGCCGACGGTCGAAGGCGCTGTCGAGATCGTCGACGAGGAGGGCAGGCCACTCGGGCCGGGTCAAGTGGGAGACATCGCCGTGCGCCGCGACTTCCCAGCGCTCTTCCGGGGCTACTACAAGGATGTCGAGCGCACCGAGGCGCAGTATCGCGGCCCGTGGTATATCACGGGCGATCGCGCCGAAAAAGACGAGGACGGCTATCTCTGGTTCAGCGGCCGGGCGGACGACATCATCATCAGCGCCGGGTACACCATTGGTCCGTTTGAGGTGGAGGACGCCTTGGTCAAGCACCCAGCGGTGCGGGAGTGCGCGGCGGTGGCGAGCCCGGACGAGGTGCGGGGCGCCATCGTCAAGGCGTTTGTCGTGCTGAAGGACGCTGAACTTCACCGGCTTGTGGCCACGGACGAAGCGCGCCGCGAGGCGCTCGTCAGCGAGTTGCAGCAACACGTGAAGCAGATCACCGCGCCGTACAAGTATCCGCGCGCCATTGAATTCGTGGAAGATCTGCCCAAGACAGCGTCAGGAAAGATTCGGCGCGTCGAGTTGCGGGAGCGCGAGTGGAAAGGCTCGCGCCCGTCGCGGCACGGCGGCCAGGGAGGTTGA
- a CDS encoding enoyl-CoA hydratase/isomerase family protein: MDSVLFRQTGTVAWLVLNRPKQLNALSLEMIRLIRRHLDEIAQDASVQLVVFVGEGDRAFCAGGDIRALYDAKDEPNLETATAFFSEEYALDDQVTRFPKPVLALWDGVVMGGGVGLTYGAAWRVATDRTRFAMPETGIGFFPDVGMCHALSRLEGGLGGYLALTGETVGADVLLASGMANAWLPSGERASFEAELAERGHEGQGADELGRWLAERLAPSSGPSGDTADFLRSVRAYFVRASLEEIVHGLREAAARDPFAAKALEVLRQRSPLSLAVTFAALDRARRATYREVLQTDLSLALHFIRDGDFVEGVRARLVDKDQRPRWRHADLADVTPDEVEAFFHPMAHVAIPFVD; this comes from the coding sequence ATGGATAGCGTCTTGTTTCGACAGACCGGCACCGTGGCGTGGCTCGTATTGAATCGCCCCAAGCAACTGAATGCGCTAAGCCTCGAGATGATCCGCCTCATCAGGCGCCATCTGGACGAGATCGCGCAAGATGCGTCGGTTCAGCTCGTTGTGTTCGTGGGCGAAGGCGATCGCGCCTTCTGCGCCGGCGGCGACATTCGCGCCCTGTACGACGCGAAGGACGAGCCGAATCTCGAGACCGCCACGGCCTTTTTCTCCGAAGAGTATGCGCTCGACGACCAGGTGACTCGCTTTCCGAAACCGGTGTTGGCTCTCTGGGACGGCGTGGTCATGGGAGGGGGCGTCGGCCTCACGTACGGTGCGGCCTGGCGGGTCGCGACGGACCGCACGCGATTTGCGATGCCAGAGACGGGCATCGGTTTTTTCCCGGACGTCGGCATGTGCCATGCCCTCAGCCGGCTGGAGGGCGGGCTCGGCGGGTATCTCGCGCTCACCGGCGAGACCGTGGGCGCCGACGTTCTCCTCGCCTCAGGCATGGCGAACGCCTGGCTTCCGAGCGGCGAGCGGGCGTCGTTCGAGGCCGAGCTTGCGGAGCGCGGCCACGAGGGGCAGGGGGCGGATGAACTCGGCCGATGGTTGGCAGAGAGGCTCGCCCCATCTTCCGGGCCGTCGGGCGATACGGCCGACTTCCTGCGGTCCGTCAGGGCCTACTTTGTGCGCGCCTCGCTCGAGGAGATTGTGCATGGCCTGCGCGAGGCGGCCGCGCGAGATCCGTTCGCAGCGAAAGCGCTCGAGGTCTTGCGCCAGCGGTCGCCGCTCTCGCTGGCGGTCACGTTTGCGGCCCTCGACCGCGCGCGGCGCGCGACGTACCGCGAAGTCCTGCAGACCGATCTCAGCTTGGCGCTTCACTTCATCCGCGATGGGGACTTTGTCGAAGGCGTCCGCGCACGGCTCGTGGATAAGGATCAACGCCCGAGATGGCGGCATGCCGATCTCGCGGACGTCACACCCGACGAGGTCGAGGCCTTTTTTCACCCCATGGCGCACGTCGCCATTCCCTTTGTCGATTGA
- a CDS encoding CoA-acylating methylmalonate-semialdehyde dehydrogenase, whose protein sequence is MRRLNNFVNGTWVEAQTEATAPVYNPATGEVIAEAPLSTHGDVARAVEGAKAAFAVWSRVPVAKRARVVFEFLAKLKAERDDIARMITTEHGKSFLDAQAEVDRGIEGLEHALSAPTLMMGESLPDVSEGLEQTYYRYPLGVVASITPFNFPAMIPLWVMGWAVVTGNALVLKPSEQTPMTTLRLVEMFHEAGLPNGVLQAVNGGKDAVDAILSHPEIVAVNFTGSTRTAAYVYETAARHHKRVQAFAGAKNHAIVLEDAILEPTIDGILRAAFHNGGQRCMATSVVVAVGSVADEVVERLADGARRMKVGSGFEQGVDVTPLIRREHRDRVRAYVDEAAMSARLVVDGRPAAEEHPEGFYLGPCLLDGVTPDMRVWQEELFGPVLAVVRARDLDEAIAIANRSRYANGAILYTQSGKAAQRFRDQIDAGMVGINVNVPLPVAFFPFGGHKDSFYGVTGENGKELVQFFTRKKVVSTRWF, encoded by the coding sequence ATGCGCCGTCTCAACAACTTCGTGAACGGGACTTGGGTGGAAGCGCAAACGGAGGCCACCGCGCCCGTGTATAACCCTGCGACCGGGGAGGTCATCGCGGAGGCGCCGCTTTCGACGCACGGGGATGTGGCGCGCGCCGTGGAAGGCGCCAAGGCGGCATTCGCCGTCTGGAGCCGCGTGCCGGTCGCGAAGCGAGCCCGGGTGGTGTTTGAATTTCTCGCGAAGCTGAAGGCGGAGCGGGACGACATCGCGCGGATGATCACGACGGAACACGGAAAGAGCTTCCTGGACGCGCAGGCCGAAGTGGACCGCGGGATCGAGGGCTTGGAGCACGCGCTGTCAGCGCCCACGCTGATGATGGGGGAATCGCTCCCAGACGTGTCGGAAGGCCTGGAGCAGACGTATTACCGGTATCCGCTTGGCGTCGTCGCGAGCATCACACCGTTTAACTTTCCGGCCATGATCCCGCTGTGGGTGATGGGCTGGGCGGTCGTCACGGGCAACGCCCTCGTTTTGAAGCCTTCCGAGCAGACGCCCATGACGACGCTGCGCCTGGTCGAGATGTTTCACGAAGCGGGCCTGCCGAACGGCGTCCTCCAGGCGGTCAACGGCGGCAAAGACGCCGTCGACGCCATCCTCTCGCATCCGGAGATTGTCGCGGTCAACTTCACGGGTTCGACGAGGACTGCCGCCTATGTATACGAGACAGCCGCTCGTCATCACAAGCGCGTGCAGGCGTTTGCTGGCGCGAAGAATCACGCCATCGTCCTCGAGGACGCCATCCTAGAGCCGACCATCGACGGCATCCTGCGCGCCGCGTTCCACAACGGCGGCCAGCGCTGCATGGCCACGTCGGTCGTGGTCGCCGTCGGGTCTGTGGCCGACGAAGTCGTGGAGCGGCTCGCCGACGGCGCGCGGCGCATGAAGGTGGGTTCCGGCTTTGAGCAGGGGGTCGACGTGACGCCGCTCATCCGGAGGGAACATCGCGACAGGGTTCGCGCTTACGTCGACGAGGCGGCCATGTCGGCGCGGCTCGTCGTGGACGGCAGACCGGCTGCGGAGGAACACCCCGAGGGCTTTTACCTGGGCCCGTGTCTGCTCGACGGCGTGACACCTGACATGCGCGTCTGGCAGGAGGAGCTGTTTGGCCCGGTCCTCGCCGTGGTGCGCGCGCGCGATCTCGACGAGGCCATCGCCATCGCCAACCGGTCGCGCTACGCGAACGGGGCCATCCTCTACACGCAGAGTGGCAAGGCCGCGCAGCGTTTCCGAGACCAGATCGACGCTGGCATGGTGGGTATCAACGTGAACGTGCCCCTGCCGGTGGCATTCTTCCCGTTCGGCGGTCATAAGGACTCGTTCTACGGGGTGACGGGCGAAAACGGCAAGGAACTTGTCCAATTTTTCACTCGGAAAAAGGTCGTTTCTACGCGCTGGTTTTGA
- a CDS encoding NAD(P)-dependent oxidoreductase, producing the protein MEKPVIGFLGLGKMGLPMSLNLVRGGYEVHGFDVVERSREAFAREGGLVHASALEVVRAADVICASLPGPTEVTDVFEGMVAQEGREHQLVIDFSTVSPQVNHRVAEALSRKGIEYLGAPVSGGVERAVDGSLTVMVGGPKSSFERAKPLLDLIGQNVFHISEDVGAGSVVKLVNNYFIGYYTLAVAEALTLAGEMGMDLEQLFSILNVSYGQSRIYERNWKLFISQDAYEPGFTTRLLIKDLHLAKDMAAAKGLDLPMTDVLIQMYERAAEHGYADLDMAAMYRYIQDVKNAKRA; encoded by the coding sequence ATGGAAAAACCAGTGATTGGGTTTCTGGGGCTCGGCAAGATGGGCTTGCCGATGAGCCTGAATCTGGTGCGCGGCGGCTATGAGGTTCACGGATTCGACGTGGTCGAACGATCCCGCGAGGCGTTTGCGCGGGAGGGCGGGCTTGTGCATGCATCCGCGCTCGAGGTCGTGCGCGCGGCGGACGTCATCTGTGCGAGCCTGCCCGGACCGACCGAAGTGACAGACGTGTTCGAAGGCATGGTGGCGCAGGAAGGTCGGGAGCATCAACTGGTCATCGACTTTAGCACCGTGTCCCCGCAGGTCAACCATCGAGTGGCCGAGGCGCTGTCGCGGAAGGGAATTGAATACCTTGGGGCGCCCGTCTCTGGCGGCGTCGAACGCGCCGTGGACGGATCGCTCACGGTGATGGTGGGTGGCCCGAAGTCGTCGTTCGAACGAGCCAAACCGCTTCTCGACCTCATTGGGCAAAACGTGTTTCACATCAGCGAAGATGTCGGCGCCGGCTCGGTCGTGAAGCTCGTCAACAACTACTTTATCGGCTACTACACGCTCGCCGTCGCGGAGGCGCTCACGCTCGCGGGCGAAATGGGCATGGACCTCGAGCAGCTCTTCTCGATCTTGAATGTGAGCTACGGACAAAGCCGAATTTACGAGCGGAACTGGAAGCTGTTCATTTCGCAAGATGCCTATGAACCGGGCTTCACCACCCGCCTCTTGATCAAGGACTTGCACCTGGCCAAGGACATGGCCGCCGCGAAGGGGCTCGATCTGCCCATGACCGATGTCCTGATTCAAATGTACGAACGCGCGGCCGAACACGGATACGCCGATCTCGACATGGCCGCCATGTATCGCTACATCCAGGACGTCAAAAACGCAAAGCGGGCGTGA
- a CDS encoding acyl-CoA dehydrogenase family protein, producing the protein MDVTHELNPGLESVLTPERRSDEHDLIEETARSFVERDVLVRMDALESGDVDTLKALYRKAGELGLIGVDLPEAYGGMELDPLSALLVAEALGETGGFGVSINIHSGVALHPILYFGDEAQRMKYLPRLVSGEVVASYALTEPDAGSDALHGKANARLDASRGCYVLNGQKQWISNARVAGVYVVFAQLAQHGMTAFLVDRDLEGVSVGKEERKVGIHASPTASLILDEAAVPKAALLGAEGQGHRIALSVLNLARHKMALYALGQSRRALRLAARYAKERRQFGAPIASFEMIREKLGWMAARYFVARSAAYRTAGELAPGKRRALECALRSDLDPGEKVRLVAAALSSCISACSLNKVLATEVQGFVIDEAVQIHGGYGYMEDYEVARMYRDARITRIFEGTNEINRLAVVRDVLLSRSREASACSDVEPALITAAVNRLPAGHLRTALEAGAQLVATMKSAFASVAEPALARWGAELVHKQALVRRLADAHMWMYALESALLRIALAGDARGSARDLGAELALASAADAMRFGFAPLREAARHLGVKVVEPDMPDEIGVFDAIAAYVLDQVR; encoded by the coding sequence GTGGATGTCACCCATGAGCTGAACCCGGGGCTAGAGAGCGTGCTCACGCCCGAGCGCCGAAGCGACGAGCATGATCTCATCGAGGAGACGGCGCGCTCCTTTGTCGAGCGAGACGTGCTTGTGCGCATGGACGCGCTCGAATCGGGCGACGTGGACACCTTGAAAGCGCTTTATCGCAAGGCGGGTGAATTGGGCCTGATCGGGGTCGACCTGCCGGAGGCGTATGGGGGCATGGAATTGGACCCTCTGTCGGCGCTCTTGGTGGCCGAGGCGCTCGGTGAGACGGGCGGATTTGGCGTCTCCATCAACATTCACAGCGGGGTTGCGCTCCACCCGATTTTGTATTTCGGCGATGAAGCGCAGCGCATGAAGTATCTGCCTCGTCTCGTTTCGGGCGAGGTGGTCGCGTCGTACGCGCTCACCGAGCCGGATGCCGGTTCGGATGCGTTGCACGGCAAGGCAAACGCGCGGTTGGATGCATCGCGCGGGTGTTATGTGCTCAACGGCCAGAAGCAGTGGATCTCCAATGCGCGCGTCGCCGGCGTGTATGTCGTCTTTGCCCAACTGGCCCAGCACGGCATGACCGCGTTTCTCGTCGACCGAGATTTGGAGGGTGTGTCGGTAGGCAAAGAGGAGCGAAAGGTGGGCATCCACGCGAGCCCGACGGCGTCGCTCATCTTGGACGAGGCGGCTGTGCCCAAGGCGGCGCTGCTCGGCGCAGAGGGCCAAGGGCATCGCATCGCGCTGTCGGTGCTCAACTTGGCGCGGCACAAGATGGCGCTCTACGCCTTGGGTCAATCGAGGCGGGCTTTGCGCTTGGCCGCGCGCTACGCCAAAGAGCGGCGCCAGTTTGGCGCACCTATCGCTTCGTTCGAGATGATCCGCGAGAAGCTCGGGTGGATGGCGGCGCGGTACTTTGTCGCTCGGAGTGCCGCGTATCGCACCGCAGGCGAGTTGGCGCCAGGCAAGCGACGGGCACTCGAGTGCGCGCTTCGGTCGGATCTTGACCCCGGCGAAAAGGTCAGACTCGTCGCGGCGGCGCTCTCGTCGTGTATCTCCGCGTGTTCCTTGAACAAGGTGCTGGCGACGGAGGTGCAGGGCTTCGTCATCGACGAAGCGGTGCAAATTCACGGCGGCTACGGCTATATGGAGGATTACGAAGTCGCGCGCATGTATCGCGACGCTCGAATCACGCGCATTTTTGAGGGGACGAATGAAATCAACCGCCTTGCGGTGGTGCGCGATGTGCTTCTCTCTCGTTCGCGTGAAGCAAGCGCTTGTTCAGATGTCGAGCCTGCGCTGATCACGGCGGCGGTGAACCGCCTGCCCGCGGGCCATCTGCGCACGGCGCTCGAAGCTGGGGCGCAGCTCGTTGCCACGATGAAGTCCGCGTTTGCGAGCGTCGCCGAACCAGCGCTCGCCAGGTGGGGCGCTGAGCTCGTGCACAAGCAGGCGCTGGTGCGCCGCCTGGCCGATGCCCACATGTGGATGTACGCGCTGGAGTCGGCCCTTCTGCGCATCGCCTTGGCTGGAGATGCGCGCGGGTCCGCGCGCGATCTCGGCGCCGAGCTCGCTTTGGCGAGTGCGGCCGATGCGATGCGCTTCGGGTTCGCCCCGCTCCGCGAGGCTGCGCGGCACCTCGGCGTGAAGGTCGTGGAACCCGACATGCCGGACGAGATCGGCGTGTTCGACGCCATTGCGGCGTACGTATTGGATCAGGTGAGGTGA
- a CDS encoding class I SAM-dependent rRNA methyltransferase, whose protein sequence is MATRLVLRRDRRRRLEQGHPWIYRSEVERVDGSLQPGDLVDIVNHQGAFLARGYANPASQIFARVLTYRQDEPIDVDFFRRRFRQAAEYRERFAPQALQYGRAVYGEADFVPGLVVDRFGDVLVAQVLTAGMERLFDDALQALVDVYKPRGVLARNDVPVRALEGLPLVVQTAYGEVPDVVDVIDNGLAFQVDLRQGQKTGYFWDQTENRAAIRPLMTGWTKRRALFGASSDGGDGARVLDCFCHTGAFAVHALHYGASHVKAVDISADAVALAQANARRNGVADRAEFIVANAFDFLREEDAKGARYDVVILDPPAFAKSRSTIERAAKGYKEINLRAMRILRDGGFLVTASCSYHMSPDRFRETVLDAAVDAHKVLRVVRDARAASDHPQNAGAPEQHYLKFLIYEVRSRR, encoded by the coding sequence TTGGCAACGCGCCTCGTCCTGCGCCGCGATCGAAGGCGGCGGTTGGAACAGGGTCATCCGTGGATTTACCGCTCGGAGGTGGAGCGAGTGGACGGCTCGCTCCAGCCGGGCGATCTCGTCGACATCGTCAATCACCAGGGCGCGTTTCTGGCGCGAGGCTATGCGAATCCGGCCTCGCAAATTTTTGCGCGCGTGTTGACCTACCGACAGGACGAGCCCATCGACGTGGACTTTTTCCGCCGCCGCTTCCGCCAGGCCGCGGAGTACCGCGAGCGGTTTGCGCCGCAGGCCTTGCAGTACGGCCGCGCCGTGTACGGAGAGGCGGACTTCGTCCCAGGGCTCGTGGTGGACCGGTTCGGGGACGTCCTCGTCGCACAGGTGTTGACGGCGGGGATGGAGCGGTTGTTCGATGACGCGCTTCAGGCGCTGGTCGATGTGTACAAGCCTCGTGGCGTTCTGGCGCGGAACGACGTGCCAGTGCGCGCGCTCGAGGGTCTGCCGCTCGTGGTGCAGACCGCGTACGGGGAAGTGCCGGATGTGGTCGACGTGATCGACAACGGGCTCGCGTTTCAGGTCGATCTGCGGCAGGGACAGAAGACGGGGTACTTTTGGGATCAGACGGAGAACCGCGCGGCCATCCGCCCGCTCATGACGGGGTGGACCAAGCGGCGAGCGCTGTTCGGCGCGAGTTCGGACGGCGGCGATGGCGCGCGCGTGCTCGACTGCTTCTGCCACACCGGCGCGTTTGCGGTGCACGCCCTGCACTACGGCGCATCGCACGTGAAGGCCGTCGACATCTCCGCGGACGCGGTGGCGCTCGCACAGGCGAATGCGCGCCGAAACGGCGTCGCGGATCGGGCGGAGTTCATCGTGGCAAACGCGTTTGACTTCCTGCGGGAGGAAGACGCCAAGGGAGCGCGCTACGACGTGGTCATCCTCGATCCGCCGGCGTTTGCAAAATCGCGATCGACCATCGAGCGGGCGGCCAAAGGCTACAAGGAGATCAACCTGCGGGCCATGCGCATCCTGCGCGATGGAGGGTTTCTCGTGACGGCGAGCTGTTCGTATCACATGTCGCCCGATCGGTTCCGCGAGACGGTCCTGGACGCGGCTGTGGATGCGCACAAAGTGCTGCGCGTCGTCCGCGATGCGCGCGCAGCGAGCGATCATCCTCAGAACGCGGGAGCGCCCGAGCAACACTACTTGAAGTTTCTCATTTACGAGGTGCGCAGCCGGCGATGA
- the dapA gene encoding 4-hydroxy-tetrahydrodipicolinate synthase: MDFGSLITAMVTPFDATGALDEGRLRRLVDHLIDTGTTAIVVCGTTGESPTLSHAEKLRLFDATLRAVDGRIPVIAGTGTNSTKDSIELTLEAARLGVQGVMLVAPYYNRPSQEGLYMHFASIAESTTLPVMLYNVPGRTGVNLQPQTALQLAAIPNVVALKEASGDFSQILRIAAEKPDDFLLYSGDDKFTLPMLAVGAAGVVSVAGHVVGRQIRTMMDLFWQGQVDEAAYWSGRLLPIFEAMFMEASPAPVKEALSIVGIDVGSVRPPLVPASKALREHLYALLNALGVVETSS; the protein is encoded by the coding sequence ATGGATTTTGGAAGCCTCATCACGGCGATGGTCACGCCGTTTGATGCCACGGGTGCACTGGACGAGGGGCGCCTGCGGCGGCTCGTCGACCATCTCATTGACACGGGGACCACGGCCATCGTGGTGTGCGGAACGACGGGTGAATCCCCCACGCTCAGCCACGCGGAGAAGCTGCGCCTGTTCGATGCGACGCTCCGGGCGGTGGACGGCCGCATACCCGTCATCGCGGGCACGGGAACCAATTCGACGAAGGATTCAATTGAGTTGACGCTCGAAGCCGCGCGGCTGGGTGTGCAGGGCGTGATGCTCGTGGCGCCGTACTACAATCGCCCGTCGCAGGAAGGGCTGTACATGCACTTTGCGAGCATCGCCGAGTCGACCACCCTGCCCGTCATGCTGTACAACGTGCCCGGCCGCACGGGCGTGAACCTGCAGCCTCAGACGGCTTTGCAACTGGCGGCCATTCCGAACGTCGTGGCGCTCAAGGAGGCGAGCGGCGACTTCTCGCAGATCTTGCGCATTGCCGCGGAGAAGCCGGACGACTTTCTGTTGTACAGCGGCGACGACAAGTTCACCCTGCCGATGCTGGCCGTCGGTGCGGCGGGCGTCGTGAGTGTGGCGGGTCACGTCGTCGGCCGCCAAATCCGGACGATGATGGACCTGTTCTGGCAGGGACAGGTGGACGAAGCCGCGTATTGGAGTGGCAGGCTGTTGCCCATCTTCGAGGCGATGTTTATGGAGGCGAGCCCCGCGCCGGTCAAGGAGGCGCTTTCCATCGTCGGGATCGACGTCGGATCGGTCCGGCCGCCGCTCGTGCCGGCGTCCAAGGCGCTCAGGGAGCACTTGTACGCTCTGCTGAACGCGCTCGGGGTTGTGGAAACCAGCTCGTGA
- the dapG gene encoding aspartate kinase gives MKIVVQKFGGTSVATPETRRAAYRHVERALHEGYAVVVVVSAMGRRGDPYATDTLLSLLEAGEGAGHEPDLRDRDLLMSCGEIISAVVFAHELRSRGLRTRVFTGAQAGIVTSDDFGNARILDVRTDALKAALEAGEVAVVTGFQGCTESGDVTTLGRGGSDTTATALGVALGAEVVDIFTDVSGIMTADPRIVEDARQLRQVTYTEICNMAYQGAKVIHPRAVELAMQGNVPIRVRSTLSDDPGTLVTQSAAPLEHGRVMDRYVTGIAHTANVTQIRVRGEGIGASSIFRLMAEHHISVDFISVTPSEVAFTVPDALADAACHHLSQLGYRVEARPGCAKVSAVGAGMMGVPGVMARIVDALAQAGIEILQSADSHTTIWVLVDGRQMEDAVRALHRAFQLSGT, from the coding sequence GTGAAGATAGTGGTGCAGAAGTTCGGGGGTACGTCGGTCGCGACGCCGGAGACCAGGCGCGCGGCGTACCGCCATGTCGAACGCGCCCTGCATGAGGGGTACGCGGTCGTGGTGGTGGTTTCCGCCATGGGCCGCCGCGGAGATCCCTACGCGACGGATACGCTGCTCAGCCTTCTCGAAGCCGGGGAAGGAGCGGGGCACGAGCCGGATCTGCGCGATCGCGACCTTCTGATGAGTTGCGGCGAGATCATCTCCGCCGTCGTCTTTGCGCACGAGCTCCGCAGCCGAGGCCTTCGCACCCGCGTGTTCACGGGCGCGCAGGCCGGGATCGTGACGTCGGACGACTTCGGGAACGCCCGCATCCTGGATGTGCGAACCGATGCGCTCAAGGCCGCGCTCGAGGCGGGCGAAGTGGCGGTGGTCACAGGGTTTCAGGGGTGCACGGAGTCCGGGGATGTCACCACACTCGGGCGAGGCGGGAGCGACACGACGGCCACGGCGCTCGGCGTCGCCCTCGGCGCGGAAGTGGTGGATATCTTCACCGACGTCTCCGGCATCATGACGGCCGATCCGCGAATTGTCGAAGACGCGCGCCAGCTGCGCCAGGTGACGTATACTGAGATCTGCAACATGGCTTACCAAGGGGCTAAGGTCATCCATCCGCGCGCAGTAGAACTTGCCATGCAGGGCAACGTGCCCATTCGCGTGCGCAGCACGCTGTCGGATGATCCCGGCACGCTCGTGACGCAGTCGGCTGCGCCCCTCGAGCACGGACGCGTGATGGACCGCTACGTCACGGGAATTGCGCATACCGCGAATGTGACGCAGATTCGCGTGCGCGGCGAGGGCATCGGCGCGTCCTCCATTTTCCGCTTGATGGCGGAACACCACATCTCCGTGGACTTCATTTCGGTGACGCCCTCGGAGGTGGCGTTCACCGTCCCGGACGCGCTGGCAGATGCAGCCTGCCATCACCTGTCGCAACTGGGGTATCGCGTCGAGGCGCGGCCCGGGTGCGCAAAGGTCTCCGCGGTCGGTGCGGGGATGATGGGGGTTCCCGGCGTCATGGCCCGCATTGTGGACGCGCTTGCACAGGCCGGGATCGAAATTCTGCAATCTGCGGATTCGCACACGACGATCTGGGTGCTCGTGGATGGCCGTCAGATGGAGGATGCGGTTCGCGCCCTGCATCGCGCCTTTCAGCTTTCGGGAACCTGA